The nucleotide window GCGGCCGCCCTCTCGGTGAGATCGCCCTGCAGCACAATATACCCCTCTTCCACCCAGGAACCGCAGCCCAGGCCCTTACGCATCCGCCTGGCCAGAGGCTCGAGTTTTGAAGCGGCGATCCCGTCCAGCCGGACCAGCGTCACCGTCTTGCCCCGGCGGCCCTTCTTTTCCTTGCGCACCACGGCCTTGCCGACAGCGGTGAGATCCGTCGGTCCGGCACCGCCTCCGGCCGCGCCGGCATCCCCTTCGTCCTCCTGTTCGCCCGTGGTCGGTGCGTCCCCCACGTCGAACCCCTCTTCCGCAAAGAGCCGACGGAAGGCGTGGTTCTCCGGCTCCTCGTTGGCAAAACGCTCCCGCTTCTTCGCCGCCATCTGCGGCTCCCTCCTTTCCGTCTGCAACGGCACAGATCCAGGCCATTGTATCCCACCTCCCAGGGACACGGAAACCGCCGTCCGCCTTTCGGATCGAAAGGAAGGCATCCGTAGCCGCGCGGGCAGCCTGTCTGCCGGAAACCGGGGTTTGGCAGGAGATCAGCGCGGCCCCGGTCACCACACTCGGCAGCTGGGCAGGGTCCCTCGGGAGGTGATGAAGGTGTTCTGACGGTGGCAACACAAGGTTGCCCCTACGCCCGAAAGAAGAGGAAAAATCAGTTTTCAGACAACAGGAAAAACGGGATAGGAAGCGGACGCGGATTTCGAGGGGTATTTTCGCTGGGCAGATAAAAATCCCCTCTGCCTTGCGACAGAGGGGATTACATTCAACTGGTGGAGCTGGGGGGAATTGAACCCCCGACCTCTTCCATGCCAAGGAAGCGCGCTCCCGCTGCGCCACAGCCCCGATCCGATTCAACGAGCGTCATTATAGGGGGCCGGCAGGCGGCTGTCAAGCATGAGTTCGCCGGGAACGCACGGAGAGCGCGGTGTCGCCGCCGGGTTACTTCAGCTCGCCGCTTTTCAGCTTGCTGTCGAAATCCCTGCGGAGCTCCAGCAGCTTCTTGGACATCCAGAGCAGCGCCACCAGGTTGGGGGCCGCCATGAGGCCGTTCATGGTGTCCGAGAGGTTCCAGATGTTGCCCAGGAATTCCCCTCCGCCGCCGGCGGCGCCCACGAAGATCACGATGATCCAGAGCGCCCGGTAGACATGCTTCACCTTCGGGCCGAAGATGTACCGGGCGCTGGTGTCGCCGTACCAGTACCAGCCGAGG belongs to Synergistales bacterium and includes:
- a CDS encoding translation initiation factor yields the protein MAAKKRERFANEEPENHAFRRLFAEEGFDVGDAPTTGEQEDEGDAGAAGGGAGPTDLTAVGKAVVRKEKKGRRGKTVTLVRLDGIAASKLEPLARRMRKGLGCGSWVEEGYIVLQGDLTERAAAWLEAEGVHAVSRG